The stretch of DNA AAAATAAAAAAGTACGCATTTGGCTTTTAAATCATGCAGTTGATGAATATGGGCACCATGAGTGGATAGCCAATGATTTAAAAGCATTAGGAGTCGATACTTCCACCTTGGCAACACGGAAGCAATCAGTTCATGCAGATTGTTTAGTCGCATGGTTATATTATATTGCTTATATCGGGAATCCAATGTCAATTCTCGCAGACTCCTTTGTGATCGAAGGATTAAGTCAGTTATTTGCATCTCAAGCAAGTGAGATCCTCCAATCTGAATTATCTTTGCCCGATGAAGCGTTGACTTATCTTGCACGACACGGTATTGCTGACCAAGGTCATATGGAAGAGTTAAAAGAATTAATTAATGAAAATGTTACAAAGGAAAGCGATTACCAGGACATGCTTCAATGTGCCAAGGTAGAATTTGAACTCTATAGCAAAATGATGCTGCAGCTTGATGATCGTGGCGTTCTCTAATGGAGCACAACCGGTTAAGTGGTAACAAACACTTAACCGCGTTAGGCTTATACATATAACTCAACTGTAGTTTCCGATTCGGCTCAGCCATTACCTGCATGGTGCTTTCATCTGACTGCAGGTAGTTTTGTGGGAATAATAATCGAGATCAGGTATTAAAAAGTTACCCTCAGTCGACCCATTTTAGATTAAGAGATTCAAACACTCATGTATACTGCTTTTGATTAAGGACATTAATGATTAATTTTCTCTCTCTGAGTGAAAGGCTCTTTGTATAAGATTCCATGTAGTTAATATAAAGAGAGGAATCAAAGCGGAATAATTTTTTCTCAAAACCACGAGGAATAACCATCAGCTTACAATCCTCCAGCGCCCTTACAGACGTATATCTTAAATAATTGTCATGGTGTGTCCCAAATTCGCCTACAATATCCCCAGGATGGGCATGCATAATTGTTTTTTCGTATTTTGATATGCTCAAGTGACCGGATAAAATAATAAATTTCTCCTGGTGATGCTCTTTTTCACTGAATAACATAAACCCTTTCCTAAGATTTAAAAAATAACAATTTTTAATGATAAAATTAATTGTTTCTTTTTTTAGATGGTATAGAAAAGATTTTTTATATTTTAAATAAGAAGTTGACTCTAAATCATCAATAGTTTTAGTGGAAGTTATAAAGTTTTCTAATACTTCAGGCCTAAAATTGCTGTAAGAACTTTTCAATGAATCAGAACAGTATTTATTCATTGGATGGTAAAGAACAGATTTTATTTTCTTTAAGAATTGCATGTCAGGCATTACTACAATAGGTATTTCAACTCTGTCATCAAACTGTAGTAATTCATTTGTGTAGGGTCGATAACCAAGTTGCATATAATGCTTGAGTAAGCCAGGAGAACAACTTGAAAATGTGAAATAACTATTTAAGTCACGAAACAATCGTGTTGCGAGATGGGTGGCATGAGCGGCTGCGAGATATTTTCCGCGTTTTGATCTTGTTACAGCTAAACGTTCTACAAAAGTGATTAATGGGTTAGGGGGTAGGGGTAACTGATGAAGATAGTATTTCATCTTTTCTTCCTCAGATATCTCATTGCAATCTAAATAATATGCTCTGCACGTGCTTGAAATATTGTTTTTGGAAGTTGTATAGGTGAGGATTGAATTTTTTTTATCGTCAATTATATCTTTAAGTATTTTCCTCTGATGATCAAAGTTTTCCTCTATCATTTTATATTCATTATGATAAATCTCATATCTAAACTTATATATTTTGTGCTTTTCTTCCTCTGTAGAGGCTTCTTTGACTGGGATGCATTCTAAAATACGGTATTTGAAATAAGTAGATAACATACAACTTTTACCTGAGTGCGTGGGTCAATATAAAACATTATAGACGTAAATTGAGCAATTAAATTGAATCTTTTATAGCTGCTCACAATACTAAATGCATTTTAATGATTTGATAATCTCACCGAACCATACTTGGAATATATTCCTTCCATGAAGTCATCCGAACCATGGCGACATTTCAATTGGATTCCTATGTCCAGAGCTCAACCAATGAGCTGGAACAGTTAGATGAACACTCGTTATTTGATAGAAGCTCAGTTAACATGTCTTATAATGTGTCATTTAGGATTAAAACGATAGTTGAGTTAAGTGATATGGAAATGCGGAATTAATAAAGGATTGAGAATCAAAAGGTTACAGCGTTGGTTTACACTTTACTCATTCACATACAATAAATTAGCACTTTATAAGAAGACATAAGCGCGATGGCTAATATCGTAACCTGTGATTTGTATTGGTCGGAGTGACAGGAATTGAACCTGCGACCCCTGCCTCCCGAAGGCAAAATCAAATAATCCTCTATGCATTTCAATGCATCTATATGAACGACAACCCCTTATATATAAAGGGCTTTCTTGCGGTTTTTAATTTACACTCATACATCATTATGCTACATTCCATAATAAAAATGCACCCTATATGCACCCTGAAAGATTAGGGTACGTTTCTAAATGGAAATAGAGTTGTAAATAGTGCAGGGCCGGATCAGAAGATTTTTGAGGGGCTATAAACCAAAAAACCACCGTAAAGGTGGTTCTTGGTCAACTGCTTAAAGGGGCGCTTTCACGGATCCCTAAAAGCTTACTGAGTAATTATGAGCCATTTGATAGGCATATGTCAATAAAGAAAAGGGCAAGAGATGGAAGAGTACTTAAACGTCTTATCAATGGATCGACTCAAGAGCTATGAAATATTATGCCCCAATCAAGGCAAGTCAAATATTATAGGTGCGTACCATTGGAATTTGCTTATATCTCAAGCATTGTATCCTTTTATCCACTCTGTTGAAATTGCCTTACGTAATTCTATACATCATGCCGCAACTCAGAAATTTCAAACGGAGTTCTGGTTTGAATTCGTTATTAAAGATGGCAAGTCAAAATCTATCCTTACAGAAACAAAAAACGATTTGTCTAAAAGGTTCGAGAACTTTTCGGCATCAGATATTGTTGCAGGGTTAACATTCGGCTTTTGGACTACCTTAATAAAACAAAAAACCTACACTGACCAATTTAATCCGCATAGGCTGTGGCCTGATTTGATCCCTTCCGTTTTCCCTCATTATGCAAGAGGGAATGATGACAGAAAAAATATATCAAAGCGATTTGAGGAAATTAGATTGATCAGAAACAGGTTGTTTCATCATGAACCCATATGGAAATTTAAGAAAGCTAATACGCCGCAGGAGTGCATTGCTGAATTGCGTAGGAAGTTCAACGACATATTTAAAGCAATAGGCTGGATGTCAACTCACAAAAGAAATAACTTGAGAGAATTCGGGTTTGTCGAGTTTTTTAAAAACCATTGCACGCTTGAGGTGTTAGAAAGTTATTGTGTAAAAGGCAGTCAGATTCAGCATTTGGGGGAATAGATGAAAGCTAAAATAAACAATACCCTTATAAAAAAGTTAATGCCAGCAGATAAGGAGTACGAGGTTCATGATATAGATTTGAAAGGATTTTTTATAAGAGTTTTCCCCACAGGAACAATGCGCTATGTCTGCCAGTATAAAAGAGGGAAAAAAATTAATATAGGTACAGTGGGGGTTATTTCAGCGCCTCAAGCCAGAGAAAAGGCAATTGAGGTATTAAGTAATTCAAACAAAGGCATTGAACCCACAGCCCGAAAGGGTGCTAATAAGGTTCATACATTAAAAGAGTTTATTGAAAATGAGTTTAAACCGTGGGCTCTAGCTCATCATAAGAGAGGACAAGAAACCATCGAAGCCCTTCATCGATGTTTTAATAAGCTATATTCAAAACCTCTTAGTGAAATTACGCCTGCTTTAATGGAGCAATGGCGAGTCAAGCGGCTAAACGAGGGTACAGCCCAGGCAACCATAAATCGAAACATTACGACCCTTAAATCTGTGATCACTAAGGCAACAGAATGGGGCTTTTTGAAAGAAAATCTATTACGAAACTTAAAGCAATTCAAAGTCGACCGCTCCCCAAAAGTAAGATATCTAACAGTAGAAGAAGAAACCCGGCTACGGCAGACTCTTCAAGGACGAGAAAACCAATTAAAGCAGAAGAGAGTAAGTGCTAATCAGTGGCGTAAGATTCGTGGATACAGCTTATACCCGGAATTAGAGGAGGGGGAATTCTTTGACCATTTAATGCCAATGGTACTTATTTCAATTAATACAGGCCTAAGACGTGGAGAGTTATTTAATCTAACATGGAACATGATAGACCTCTCTGCCAAATCGATTTTTATCGATGGTGGAATCACTAAAAACAGTAGTTCTCGTTTCATTCCATTGAATGAAGAAGCGTATCGTATTTTGAAACAGCTTCATCAAAAGAGAAGCGCTGAAAGTATACTGATTTTTCCCAGCAAGGGCGATCAGCCGTTTAATCACGTCAAACGGTCTTGGGCTTCACTTTTAGAGCAATCAAAAATTACACAATTTAGATGGCATGATTTACGTCATCACTTTGCCAGTAAATTGGTTATGGCTGGAGTTGATTTAAATACTGTCAGAGAGTTGCTGGGTCATTCTGATATAAAAATGACATTAAGGTATGCTCATTTAGCGCCTGAGTATAAGATAAGTGCCGTAAATAAAATCAGCTGGACAAAATGTAATTAGTGTTATAACCGTTCAATTTGTAGTACAATTGCAGGTTAATATTGATGCTTATTGAATCAACTCAGCATTATAATGAAAAATACATTTAAACATTTAATTCCATTATGTCCAGAAGAAATTAATAAAATATGGGATAATTGCATTATTGTCCCTGATACTAATTTTTTATTACAAATTTATAGATATTCAGAGAGCTCTCGAAAGACTTATTTAGAGGTTTTGAATCACGAAGCCATAGTTAATAAATTATGGATGCCTTTTCAAGTAGGTTTAGAATTTCATGAGAATAGGATTGGTGTAATTTCTCATCAAACAATCGTTAAAGATAGTGTTTTAGACCATATCCACTCAGCTCAGAAAACTCTTAAAGACAAAATTGTTGGTTTAAATATACGAGAGCATCACCCATTTTTAAATGAGTCGCGTTTGCTGGGTTTAATTGATGAGAAAATACAAGATATAACTTCAGAGGTTGAAAATCTAGCCAAACAACATCCTAATTTAGTTAGAAATGATGCGCTTTTGGAAAAAATCCATAATTTATTTGAATCGAGAATAGGCAATAAACCTTCAGATGAAGCTATAGAAAATTATATTACAGAGGCAAAATCACTATATTCTCAGGGTAGGGGGCCCGGGCATAAAGATGACAAAAAAGAAGAAAATAAAAAATATAGCGATTATATAATTTGGAAAGAAACTATTCAGCAAGCTAAAAAGCTGCGAATGCCTGTAATCTTTATTACAAATGATACAAAGGAAGATTGGTGGCAACTTTATAATGGAAAAAAAATTGGTATCAATTTTGATAATCGAAAGCAATTTATTGAAGAAACAGGCCAAGATATAATTTTATACACTGGTGAAAAATTTATTGAATATGCCTCTAATCATAATAAAGCAAAGATTGATGCGAAAAGCTTGTTGTCCGAAATGAGGGAGCTTCATAATATCGATATTCAAAATGACTTATTTGGAGATCCTGAAGAGCTGAAAACTAAGTTGATGCAAATATTGCCAGAAATGAAATTACGTGAAAGAGCTGGCCTTCTAAGTGATCTTAATAATAATCGAAATTATCTTCGGGGTCTTCTCGACTTAAAAATTGATAGCGAAAAATTTAACCAAATAATGTCTACGAATGAAATTACTGATGAAGACTCTTTCCAAGACAAATTTATAAAACAATTGCTTGTCCGCTATAAAAATAATTTAGAAGATAATTAACGATATCAAACATTCATAAATCATTCAGCGTATAATTCTCCAACGATGCCAGATGATAGGGGTTGCCGCTAATATTCTTTTTGTAAAAATAACTGGTTCCTCAGCTGCAGTTTGAGCATTTAAACAAACCAATGCGAAACCGCTATTTCTTTTCACTAGGCGTCTAAAATAAGTACCCTCACTGATCTCTATGATACAATCGTTGCCTAGGCATTTCTCAATATCCACTGCATTTAGGTATTTGATACCTCCGACAAAGTCTCCCTTTGAATAACTGGGTTCCATTGTGTCGTCCGAAATCATTACAACGAGAGCATTTGGATTGTTTGACTTAAAGAATTCAATTTCTCTCTGAATGGCGTTTTCTTGGCTAAGAAGTGGAGCTATATCTTTATCTAGTGCTGGGAAAGGTACAAAATCTGTATTCAAGAGGCTGGGGCTTTTGCCTGAACCGTTGAGAAGCCATTGCATAGAGCAGCTTACGCCAGCGCTATGTAATATCTCTACAAGCTTGGATGCTGTTTTTTCATTTAGAGGGTTTCTGCCTAACTCCCATGATTGGAGAGTATGCATACTAATTCCAAATTTCTCTTCCAAATCTTTGCGAGATATACCTGCCAAACTCCTAGCGGTTTTAATACGCCGGCCGGCATTTATACGTTGATCATCTGTATTTTCATTCATAGAAACCTAGTACAAATAATTTATATACCACAATTGCGTATAATGTAT from Legionella quinlivanii encodes:
- a CDS encoding iron-containing redox enzyme family protein produces the protein MGMYERLQEESSEARQKFMSVPFIKGLLSGSEDLLSLMQAVGKDGLKDIYINFLLDSYQHVRMATTIYAMAGARVAEENKKVRIWLLNHAVDEYGHHEWIANDLKALGVDTSTLATRKQSVHADCLVAWLYYIAYIGNPMSILADSFVIEGLSQLFASQASEILQSELSLPDEALTYLARHGIADQGHMEELKELINENVTKESDYQDMLQCAKVEFELYSKMMLQLDDRGVL
- a CDS encoding Crp/Fnr family transcriptional regulator, whose product is MLSTYFKYRILECIPVKEASTEEEKHKIYKFRYEIYHNEYKMIEENFDHQRKILKDIIDDKKNSILTYTTSKNNISSTCRAYYLDCNEISEEEKMKYYLHQLPLPPNPLITFVERLAVTRSKRGKYLAAAHATHLATRLFRDLNSYFTFSSCSPGLLKHYMQLGYRPYTNELLQFDDRVEIPIVVMPDMQFLKKIKSVLYHPMNKYCSDSLKSSYSNFRPEVLENFITSTKTIDDLESTSYLKYKKSFLYHLKKETINFIIKNCYFLNLRKGFMLFSEKEHHQEKFIILSGHLSISKYEKTIMHAHPGDIVGEFGTHHDNYLRYTSVRALEDCKLMVIPRGFEKKLFRFDSSLYINYMESYTKSLSLRERKLIINVLNQKQYT
- a CDS encoding Abi family protein produces the protein MEEYLNVLSMDRLKSYEILCPNQGKSNIIGAYHWNLLISQALYPFIHSVEIALRNSIHHAATQKFQTEFWFEFVIKDGKSKSILTETKNDLSKRFENFSASDIVAGLTFGFWTTLIKQKTYTDQFNPHRLWPDLIPSVFPHYARGNDDRKNISKRFEEIRLIRNRLFHHEPIWKFKKANTPQECIAELRRKFNDIFKAIGWMSTHKRNNLREFGFVEFFKNHCTLEVLESYCVKGSQIQHLGE
- a CDS encoding site-specific integrase — encoded protein: MKAKINNTLIKKLMPADKEYEVHDIDLKGFFIRVFPTGTMRYVCQYKRGKKINIGTVGVISAPQAREKAIEVLSNSNKGIEPTARKGANKVHTLKEFIENEFKPWALAHHKRGQETIEALHRCFNKLYSKPLSEITPALMEQWRVKRLNEGTAQATINRNITTLKSVITKATEWGFLKENLLRNLKQFKVDRSPKVRYLTVEEETRLRQTLQGRENQLKQKRVSANQWRKIRGYSLYPELEEGEFFDHLMPMVLISINTGLRRGELFNLTWNMIDLSAKSIFIDGGITKNSSSRFIPLNEEAYRILKQLHQKRSAESILIFPSKGDQPFNHVKRSWASLLEQSKITQFRWHDLRHHFASKLVMAGVDLNTVRELLGHSDIKMTLRYAHLAPEYKISAVNKISWTKCN
- a CDS encoding PIN-like domain-containing protein, whose translation is MKNTFKHLIPLCPEEINKIWDNCIIVPDTNFLLQIYRYSESSRKTYLEVLNHEAIVNKLWMPFQVGLEFHENRIGVISHQTIVKDSVLDHIHSAQKTLKDKIVGLNIREHHPFLNESRLLGLIDEKIQDITSEVENLAKQHPNLVRNDALLEKIHNLFESRIGNKPSDEAIENYITEAKSLYSQGRGPGHKDDKKEENKKYSDYIIWKETIQQAKKLRMPVIFITNDTKEDWWQLYNGKKIGINFDNRKQFIEETGQDIILYTGEKFIEYASNHNKAKIDAKSLLSEMRELHNIDIQNDLFGDPEELKTKLMQILPEMKLRERAGLLSDLNNNRNYLRGLLDLKIDSEKFNQIMSTNEITDEDSFQDKFIKQLLVRYKNNLEDN
- a CDS encoding helix-turn-helix domain-containing protein, with product MNENTDDQRINAGRRIKTARSLAGISRKDLEEKFGISMHTLQSWELGRNPLNEKTASKLVEILHSAGVSCSMQWLLNGSGKSPSLLNTDFVPFPALDKDIAPLLSQENAIQREIEFFKSNNPNALVVMISDDTMEPSYSKGDFVGGIKYLNAVDIEKCLGNDCIIEISEGTYFRRLVKRNSGFALVCLNAQTAAEEPVIFTKRILAATPIIWHRWRIIR